In Entelurus aequoreus isolate RoL-2023_Sb linkage group LG02, RoL_Eaeq_v1.1, whole genome shotgun sequence, one genomic interval encodes:
- the LOC133641518 gene encoding BTB/POZ domain-containing protein KCTD12-like, with protein sequence MALTVPGTQGSTYPDIVELNVGGQVYVTRLDTLTAVPDSLLWTKFSQSSPEDLPKDSKGRFFFDRDGFLFRYILDYLRDSELFLPEFFKERRRLQKEADFFRLPELSKRLGEDDSSLAEDSTEPEDAELLSPATTPSSSDRTPRSPGSTSGYITVGYRGSYTIGRDIQADAKFRRVARITVCGKIALTKEVFGDTLNESRDPDRPPDKYTSRYYLKYNFLEQAFDQLAQAGFHMAACSSTGTCANSDPGDDKMWTSYTEYVFSR encoded by the coding sequence ATGGCGCTCACTGTCCCCGGCACTCAAGGCTCAACTTACCCGGACATCGTGGAGCTGAACGTGGGCGGCCAGGTGTACGTGACCCGGCTGGACACCCTCACGGCGGTGCCCGACTCTCTCCTGTGGACGAAGTTCAGCCAAAGTTCCCCGGAAGATTTGCCCAAAGACAGCAAGGGCCGCTTCTTCTTCGACCGCGACGGCTTTTTGTTCCGATACATTCTGGACTACTTGCGGGACTCGGAGCTCTTTTTGCCGGAGTTCTTCAAGGAGAGGCGGCGGCTCCAGAAGGAGGCGGACTTCTTCCGACTGCCGGAGCTGTCCAAGCGCCTCGGCGAGGATGACAGCTCCCTCGCGGAGGACAGCACGGAGCCGGAGGACGCGGAGCTCCTCAGCCCGGCCACGACCCCTTCCTCCTCGGACAGAACGCCGCGCTCGCCCGGGTCCACTTCCGGGTACATCACCGTGGGCTACCGGGGCAGCTACACCATCGGCAGAGACATCCAAGCGGACGCCAAATTCCGCCGGGTGGCCCGAATCACCGTGTGCGGCAAGATCGCCCTCACCAAGGAAGTCTTCGGGGACACTTTGAACGAGAGCCGAGACCCGGACCGACCCCCGGACAAGTACACGTCCAGGTACTACCTCAAGTACAACTTCCTGGAGCAGGCGTTCGACCAGCTGGCGCAAGCTGGCTTTCACATGGCGGCGTGTAGCTCCACCGGGACTTGTGCCAACAGCGACCCCGGGGATGACAAGATGTGGACCAGCTACACCGAGTATGTTTTCAGCCGGTAA